The proteins below are encoded in one region of Rhinolophus sinicus isolate RSC01 linkage group LG07, ASM3656204v1, whole genome shotgun sequence:
- the PNMA2 gene encoding paraneoplastic antigen Ma2, translating to MALALLEDWCRIMSVDDQKSLMVTGIPVECDETEIQEVLQETFKSLGRYRLLGKIFRKQENANAVLLELVEDTDVSVIPSEVQGKGGVWKVVFKTPNQDTEFLERLNLFLEKEGQTVSGMFRALGHEGVSPASVPCVSPELLAHLLGQAIAHAPQPLLPMRYRKLRVFSGSAVPAPEEEPFEIWLEQAMEIVKEWPVAEAEKKRWLMESLRGPALDLMHIVQADNPSISVEECLEAFKQVFGSLESRRTSQVKYLKTYQEEGEKVSAYVLRLETLLRRAVEKRAIPRNIADQVRLEQVMAGASLSEILWCRLRELKDQGPPPSFLELMKVIREEEEEEASFENENIEEADEGDGYGPWENEADD from the coding sequence ATGGCACTGGCGCTGTTGGAGGACTGGTGCCGGATAATGAGTGTGGATGATCAGAAATCATTGATGGTCACGGGCATACCGGTGGAATGTGATGAGACGGAGATTCAGGAGGTTCTCCAGGAGACTTTCAAGTCTCTGGGCAGGTATAGACTGCTCGGCAAAATATTCAGGAAGCAAGAGAATGCAAATGCTGTCTTGTTAGAGCTCGTAGAGGACACTGACGTCTCAGTGATCCCCAGTGAGGTTCAGGGGAAGGGGGGTGTCTGGAAAGTGGTCTTTAAAACCCCTAACCAGGACACTGAATTTCTTGAAAGACTGAACCTCTTTCTAGAAAAAGAGGGGCAGACAGTCTCAGGTATGTTCCGGGCACTTGGACATGAGGGTGTATCTCCAGCCTCAGTGCCCTGTGTGTCACCGGAGTTACTGGCCCATTTGTTGGGACAGGCAATCGCACATGCCCCTCAGCCCCTGCTCCCCATGAGATACCGGAAGCTGAGAGTGTTCTCGGGGAGCGCTGTGCCCGCCCCAGAGGAAGAGCCCTTTGAAATCTGGTTGGAACAGGCTATGGAGATAGTCAAAGAGTGGCCCGTAgcagaggcagaaaagaaaaggtggtTGATGGAAAGCCTGCGTGGCCCCGCCCTGGACCTCATGCATATAGTGCAGGCAGACAATCCTTCCATAAGCGTGGAAGAGTGTCTGGAGGCATTTAAGCAAGTGTTTGGAAGCCTGGAGAGCCGCAGGACCTCACAGGTGAAATACCTGAAGACCTatcaggaggaaggagagaaagtctCCGCCTACGTGTTGCGGTTAGAGACCCTGCTCCGGAGGGCTGTGGAGAAACGGGCCATCCCCAGGAATATCGCAGATCAGGTCCGCTTAGAGCAGGTCATGGCTGGGGCGAGCCTCAGTGAGATCCTGTGGTGTAGGCTTAGGGAGTTGAAAGATCAGGGACCGCCCCCGAGCTTCCTTGAGTTAATGAAGGTGATccgagaagaggaggaggaagaggcctcttttgaaaatgagaatattGAAGAGGCGGATGAAGGGGATGGCTATGGCCCCTGGGAAAATGAGGCAGATGACTAA